The following are encoded together in the Scomber japonicus isolate fScoJap1 chromosome 20, fScoJap1.pri, whole genome shotgun sequence genome:
- the LOC128381810 gene encoding microfibril-associated glycoprotein 4-like yields MIGQNSDDEVFLLLLAPALTCSYRLYLPLDCSDIRNNDKSRPSGVYTINPIGATSAVQVYCDMDSAGGGWTVFQRRMDGSVNFYRPWDHYKKGFGSAAGEYWLGLESLFHLTRRKKVELRVDMEDFSGNKVFARYSSFSIESETYGYRLHVSGFNNGGAGDSLSPHSRQKFSTFDKDQDSYSKNCARLYLGAFWYHGGCHNTNPNAVYRWGADATINYIGVEWSTWKGYNYSLKTISMKIRPVQ; encoded by the exons ATGATAGGG CAGAACTCTGACGATGAAG tcttcctcctcctcctggctccAGCGTTGACCTGCAGCTACCGTCTGTATCTCCCGCTGGACTGCAGTGACATCCGTAACAATGATAAAAGCCGGCCCAGTGGAGTGTACACCATCAATCCCATCGGAGCCACGTCTGCTGTCCAG gtgtactgTGACATGGACTCAGCAGGAGGAGGCTGGACG gtgttccagaggaggatGGACGGCTCGGTGAACTTCTACAGGCCCTGGGATCACTACAAGAAGGGCTTTGGTAGCGCTGCTGGAGAGTACTGGCTGG gcctgGAGAGTCTCTTCCATCTGACTCGGAGGAAAAAGGTTGAGCTTCGTGTCGACATGGAGGACTTCAGTGGGAACAAAGTGTTTGCTCGTTACTCCTCATTCTCCATCGAATCAGAGACGTACGGATACAGACTGCATGTGTCTGGATTCAATAATGGAGGAGCAG gAGACTCCCTGAGTCCTCACAGCAGACAGAAGTTCTCCACCTTCGACAAAGACCAGGACTCCTACAGCAAAAACTGTGCCAGACTGTACCTGGGGGCGTTCTGGTACCACGGCGGCTGTCACAATACAAACCCCAACGCAGTTTATCGCTGGGGGGCTGATGCCACCATCAACTACATAGGAGTGGAGTGGTCCACGTGGAAGGGTTATAACTACTCCCTGAAGACCATCAGCATGAAGATTCGTCCTGTGCAGTAA
- the LOC128381925 gene encoding microfibril-associated glycoprotein 4-like — protein sequence MMKLVSVFLLLLAPVLTCCLPLVLPLDCSDIHNNDNSQLSGVYTIYPIGATSAVQVYCDMDSDGGGWTVFQRRMDGSVNFYRPWDQYKKGFGRAAGEYWLGLESLFHLTLRKKFELLVDMDDFSGNKAFARYSSFSIDPESHGYRLHVSGFTDGGAGDSLSRHNGQKFSTFDKEQDSHSSINCARLYLGAFWYKDCYDSNPNGVYRWGADATINAVGVEWGSWKGHNYSLKTISMKIRPVQ from the exons ATGATGAAG ctggtttcagtcttcctcctcctcctggctccAGTGTTGACCTGCTGCTTACCTCTCGTCCTCCCGCTGGACTGCAGTGACATCCATAACAATGACAACAGCCAACTCAGTGGAGTGTACACCATCTATCCCATCGGAGCCACGTCTGCTGTCCAG gtgtactgTGACATGGACTCAGATGGAGGAGGCTGGACG gtgttccagaggaggatGGACGGCTCGGTGAACTTCTACAGGCCCTGGGATCAATACAAGAAGGGCTTTGGTAGAGCTGCTGGAGAGTACTGGCTGG gcctgGAGAGTCTCTTCCATCTGACTCTGAGGAAAAAGTTTGAGCTGCTGGTCGACATGGATGACTTCAGTGGGAACAAAGCGTTTGCTCGTTACTCCTCGTTCTCCATCGACCCAGAGTCCCACGGATACAGACTGCATGTGTCTGGATtcactgatggaggagcag GAGACTCCCTGAGTCGTCACAACGGACAGAAGTTCTCCACCTTCGACAAAGAACAGGACTCTCACAGCAGCATTAACTGTGCCAGACTGTACCTGGGGGCGTTCTGGTACAAAGACTGTTACGATTCAAACCCTAACGGGGTTTATCGCTGGGGGGCTGATGCCACTATCAATGCTGTAGGAGTGGAGTGGGGCTCATGGAAGGGTCATAACTACTCCCTGAAGACCATCAGCATGAAGATTCGTCCTGTGCAGTAA